The following proteins are encoded in a genomic region of Hyla sarda isolate aHylSar1 chromosome 1 unlocalized genomic scaffold, aHylSar1.hap1 SUPER_1_unloc_22, whole genome shotgun sequence:
- the LOC130298125 gene encoding DNA damage-regulated autophagy modulator protein 1-like codes for MELKGLGFVPLLLAFWCAAWLATSYIVTVVLGHAASPLMHISDVGNFFPENILLRIGFIGTSIGTLVLTFLIYKYMVMHTEEFRGHQVLIQRILLAIVWASCFGTAVMHVLSPEEYPRIHFVSTIISITCEALYYLGQSIQMYKLPGANKVIRHSRCTCCGLTFTCAIFYFGYKTLQELFYDDEDWDEIREITTIIIEWVMLLLILINIVTYYSTMQRLMLTVSRNSCRLSLRVRIDDFGV; via the exons atggagctaaaaggtttggggttcgtcccccttctgttggcgttttggtgtgcggcctggcttgccaccagctacatcgtgacggtcgtcctcggccatgcagcctcgccactgatgcacatcag tgacgtgggaaatttctttcccgaaaacatattattgagaattggtttcatagggacgtccattggcactttggtactaacctttcttatttataagtatatggttatgcatactgaagagttcaggggtcatcaggtcctgatccagaggatcctgctggccattgtgtgggcctcctgttttggtacagctgtcatgcatgtattgtcccccgaagaatatcccaggatacactttgtcagcacgataatttccattacatgtgaagccttatactaccttgggcagtccatccagatgtataaattaccaggagcaaacaaagtcatccgccatagtagatgcacctgctgtggcctgacttttacctgcgcaattttctactttggatataaaacattacaggaattattctatgatgatgaagactgggacgagatccgtgaaatcaccaccataatcatcgagtgggtgatgcttctactgatcctgataaacatcgtgacctattattccaccatgcagaggttaatgttaaccgtctccaggaacagctgcagactctctcttagagtaagaattgatgacttcggggtgtag